From a single Deltaproteobacteria bacterium genomic region:
- a CDS encoding ABC transporter substrate-binding protein, producing MRRTLAIRILTSVLMALSVASLVSAQEKKNLPVVFTGLAWNSELPFRVALARGFFKAQGLEIQPNFVRGGPMALAALSSGDVNFAEIGGAQAVMRSRARGLEVSIIASIANATTFQLIGGRAARSLEDLKGKIIGITGAGAFSDFAMRTFLRVKGIDPDKDVTLRAVGGGSGRISALEKGIIAAAPFSPEDTVRLLRLGYPMIANMGDSLNIPQSIVVTRNDVLVKTPDTAKRFLKALLLGMQHAKSNKADAIKAGYEGGLQGEPDIVNQAYDLFVPAFSADLSFNLAGFQFMLDEDKRAGLVDAKFTLERVLNDRVLKTAQQELRAEGRLK from the coding sequence ATGCGCAGAACTTTGGCGATTCGAATCTTGACATCGGTCCTGATGGCCCTATCGGTCGCATCGCTGGTCTCCGCCCAGGAAAAGAAAAATCTCCCGGTCGTTTTCACCGGCTTGGCTTGGAACAGCGAGCTGCCGTTTCGCGTGGCGTTGGCGCGCGGCTTTTTCAAAGCGCAAGGTCTCGAAATCCAGCCGAACTTCGTGCGCGGCGGGCCGATGGCATTGGCGGCGTTGTCGTCGGGCGACGTGAACTTCGCCGAGATCGGCGGTGCGCAGGCCGTGATGCGCAGCCGAGCGCGTGGTCTAGAGGTGTCGATCATCGCTTCCATCGCCAACGCGACGACGTTTCAGTTGATTGGCGGCCGAGCCGCGCGCAGCCTCGAAGACTTGAAAGGGAAGATTATCGGCATCACCGGCGCGGGGGCGTTTTCCGACTTTGCCATGAGAACGTTTCTGCGCGTCAAGGGCATCGATCCGGACAAGGATGTGACGCTGCGCGCCGTCGGCGGCGGCAGTGGGCGCATTAGCGCTTTGGAAAAGGGTATCATTGCCGCGGCGCCGTTTTCGCCGGAAGACACCGTAAGACTGCTGCGTCTCGGCTATCCAATGATCGCCAACATGGGCGACAGTTTGAACATTCCACAAAGTATCGTCGTCACGCGCAATGATGTGCTGGTGAAAACGCCGGATACCGCCAAGCGATTTCTAAAAGCATTGCTGCTTGGCATGCAGCACGCCAAATCCAACAAAGCCGACGCGATCAAAGCCGGATACGAGGGCGGACTTCAAGGCGAGCCGGATATCGTCAACCAGGCTTACGACCTTTTTGTGCCGGCCTTTTCCGCAGATCTTTCGTTTAACCTTGCTGGTTTTCAGTTCATGCTCGATGAAGACAAGCGCGCCGGTCTGGTCGATGCCAAGTTTACCCTCGAGCGCGTGCTTAACGACCGTGTTTTAAAAACCGCTCAGCAAGAACTGCGCGCCGAGGGGCGGCTCAAGTAG
- a CDS encoding amidohydrolase: MKEIQMTKNGMKVLDSDMHLMEPVDLWDRYIDGKFKAIAPRGLTSENVRDLRMAHPDGRPWGIYRSKTNARSGAPNRGRNFTKNQDIYRDHSERAWSAEVQLEAMDIEGIDVAVLYPTRGLNVLSEPHMEPNFAAALARAYNNWLYDFCAKNPNRLLGAGMLSTFDIDDAVSEAKRCVKELGFRAVFLRSNILNDRNWHDAYYEPLWNTLEELAVPVGFHESSSSAGRQTGDWFEPNFMLRRAVAQPMEQMLGLVAVCSGGVLARHPKLRVAFLEANCTWLPWLLWRLDEGWEREGDVWAPEMTMKPSDYFKRQVFVSVEPDEAGVKYVIDYIGADRLVFSTDYPHGDSKYPHAVECFLELKITDADKRKVLWDNCAEFYKVS, from the coding sequence ATGAAGGAGATTCAGATGACCAAAAACGGCATGAAAGTTTTAGATAGCGACATGCATCTGATGGAGCCGGTGGATTTGTGGGATCGCTACATCGACGGCAAGTTCAAAGCCATCGCGCCGCGCGGTCTGACCAGCGAGAACGTTCGCGATCTGCGCATGGCCCACCCCGACGGTCGGCCGTGGGGCATCTACCGATCAAAGACTAACGCGCGCAGCGGCGCACCCAACCGCGGCCGCAATTTCACCAAGAACCAAGATATTTATCGCGATCACTCCGAGCGCGCTTGGAGCGCCGAAGTGCAGCTCGAAGCCATGGACATCGAAGGCATCGACGTCGCCGTGCTTTACCCGACCCGTGGCTTGAACGTCTTGAGCGAACCGCATATGGAGCCCAACTTCGCCGCCGCCTTGGCGCGCGCCTACAACAACTGGCTCTACGATTTCTGCGCGAAGAATCCCAACCGCCTGCTCGGCGCCGGCATGCTTTCGACCTTCGACATCGACGATGCCGTCAGCGAAGCCAAACGGTGCGTTAAAGAACTGGGCTTCCGCGCGGTTTTCTTGCGTTCAAATATTCTCAACGACCGCAATTGGCATGACGCTTATTACGAACCGTTATGGAACACTCTGGAAGAGCTTGCCGTGCCCGTCGGCTTTCACGAGTCGTCTTCCTCGGCCGGGCGCCAGACCGGCGATTGGTTCGAGCCCAACTTCATGTTGCGCCGCGCCGTCGCCCAACCGATGGAACAGATGCTCGGCCTGGTCGCTGTCTGCTCCGGCGGCGTGCTCGCCCGTCATCCCAAATTGCGCGTGGCGTTTCTTGAAGCCAACTGCACTTGGCTGCCGTGGCTGTTGTGGCGTTTGGACGAAGGCTGGGAGCGCGAAGGCGATGTCTGGGCACCCGAAATGACGATGAAACCGAGCGACTATTTCAAACGCCAAGTCTTCGTCTCCGTCGAACCCGACGAAGCCGGCGTCAAATATGTCATCGACTACATCGGCGCCGACCGCTTGGTCTTCTCCACCGATTATCCCCACGGCGATTCCAAATATCCCCACGCCGTGGAATGTTTTCTTGAACTAAAAATCACCGACGCCGATAAACGGAAGGTACTTTGGGACAATTGTGCGGAGTTTTATAAGGTAAGTTGA
- a CDS encoding YgiT-type zinc finger protein — MVTVIKNVPPGVCQNCGEQYFKAAIVKAMERVARSKRKPKEILQVPVRELRVA; from the coding sequence ATGGTGACGGTCATCAAGAACGTTCCCCCGGGTGTTTGTCAGAATTGTGGTGAACAGTATTTTAAGGCGGCCATCGTCAAAGCGATGGAGAGGGTCGCCCGGTCCAAGCGCAAGCCGAAAGAGATCTTACAAGTTCCCGTCCGTGAATTAAGAGTCGCTTGA
- a CDS encoding extracellular solute-binding protein, producing MKPVFSLPTICVLLVSLDGPVFGAEAKPSWQVTWEKTVAAAKKEGKLNFYVGRYGSEPLLNEFRKEFPEIKIVTVNGAGNSLGTRIITESRAGHVVADLFSGGANTNYEVLYEGKVLDSIKSLLVLPEVVDESKWYDGRIRYTDTEQRHVLVYIANPTSSGFYFNTNLVNPKEFKSYWDLVAPRWKGKFVSQDPMGTGLGASLQHYYYHPELGPEFIKKLFGDMQPTFGRDRRQITDWLAQGRYALCVGCRDTAKAKSQGLPVDEMDQVDWKEGGHITSGGGSISFIKGAPNPNVAKVFVNWFLSRRGQIALQKYLDLYGEDGPNSRRIDIPKDMLVPVNRMQAGKKYFDVADPKYADMTPLFDLLKQVVKVKEGK from the coding sequence GTGAAACCGGTATTTTCCCTTCCAACAATTTGCGTTCTGCTGGTATCGCTTGATGGGCCGGTGTTCGGCGCGGAGGCGAAACCATCCTGGCAAGTGACTTGGGAAAAGACCGTCGCCGCGGCAAAAAAAGAGGGAAAGCTGAATTTTTACGTCGGCCGTTACGGCAGCGAGCCGTTACTCAACGAGTTCCGCAAAGAATTTCCCGAAATAAAAATCGTCACGGTCAACGGCGCGGGCAATTCGCTGGGAACCAGAATCATCACCGAGAGCCGCGCCGGTCATGTGGTCGCCGATCTTTTCAGCGGCGGCGCCAATACCAACTACGAAGTGCTCTACGAAGGCAAAGTCCTCGACTCGATCAAGTCGCTGCTGGTTCTTCCCGAAGTGGTTGACGAGAGCAAGTGGTACGACGGACGAATTCGCTATACCGACACGGAGCAGCGCCATGTGCTGGTCTATATCGCCAATCCGACATCATCGGGATTTTACTTCAACACGAATCTGGTGAATCCCAAAGAGTTCAAATCGTACTGGGATTTGGTGGCGCCCAGGTGGAAAGGTAAATTCGTCTCGCAAGATCCGATGGGAACCGGCCTGGGCGCGTCGCTGCAGCACTACTATTATCATCCCGAGCTCGGCCCCGAGTTTATCAAGAAATTATTCGGCGACATGCAGCCGACATTCGGCCGCGATCGTCGCCAGATCACCGACTGGCTCGCCCAGGGTCGATACGCGCTGTGCGTCGGTTGCCGCGACACAGCGAAGGCGAAGTCCCAGGGACTGCCGGTGGACGAAATGGACCAAGTCGACTGGAAGGAAGGCGGCCACATCACCTCGGGCGGCGGCTCCATCAGTTTCATCAAAGGCGCGCCCAATCCCAACGTGGCGAAAGTCTTCGTCAACTGGTTTCTCTCCCGCCGCGGCCAAATCGCCTTGCAAAAATATCTCGACCTCTACGGTGAAGACGGCCCCAATTCGCGGCGTATCGATATTCCCAAAGACATGCTCGTCCCGGTCAACCGCATGCAAGCGGGCAAAAAATATTTCGACGTTGCCGATCCCAAGTACGCCGACATGACGCCGCTGTTCGATCTGCTCAAGCAGGTTGTGAAGGTGAAGGAGGGGAAGTAG
- a CDS encoding Gfo/Idh/MocA family oxidoreductase, translated as MANETPIRKLKLGIVGIGVGASEILPAMEQIPEFELAAAADVNPRVLEIFRQRYGAKTYDSVEKMCADPDVETVWISTPNRFHAAHTIIAANAGKHVVVEKPMAISLAEAEKMIEATIKNKIKLLCGHTQSFGPHIRTMRKIIRSGELGRLCAMHVWAYTDWMLRPRTADELDINQGGGVPYRQGPHQIDTLRLLGGGMVRSVRGSTGSWFKGRPIPGYYSGFMEFEDGTPATLMHNGYGYFLASELVPWGGQNSRYSEAERAAVRKSLLDGTRDENADKDAMRIGGANESEIRDRSKVKPWLPNDLGILVATCEKGDIRQSQYGLFVHSDEGTKDVPLIGGGGPSRRAELMELYNAVVLDKPIRHTGPWGMATLEVCLAIIESAKQRKEIFLKHQVPAPEDD; from the coding sequence ATGGCTAACGAAACTCCAATTAGAAAGCTCAAGCTCGGCATCGTCGGCATCGGCGTCGGCGCCTCGGAGATCTTGCCGGCGATGGAGCAAATCCCGGAGTTCGAACTGGCGGCGGCGGCGGATGTCAATCCGCGTGTGCTCGAAATCTTTCGCCAGCGCTACGGCGCCAAAACCTATGACAGCGTCGAAAAAATGTGCGCCGATCCCGATGTCGAAACGGTTTGGATATCGACGCCCAATCGCTTTCACGCCGCCCACACGATCATCGCCGCCAACGCCGGCAAACACGTTGTCGTCGAAAAACCCATGGCAATCTCGTTAGCCGAAGCGGAAAAGATGATCGAGGCGACGATCAAGAATAAAATCAAATTACTCTGCGGCCATACCCAAAGCTTCGGCCCGCATATTAGAACCATGCGCAAGATTATCCGCTCCGGCGAACTCGGCCGGCTGTGCGCGATGCATGTGTGGGCCTACACCGATTGGATGCTGCGGCCGCGCACGGCGGACGAACTCGACATCAACCAAGGCGGCGGCGTGCCCTACCGCCAAGGGCCGCATCAGATCGACACCTTGCGTCTACTCGGCGGCGGCATGGTGCGCAGCGTGCGCGGTTCGACTGGATCGTGGTTCAAAGGCCGGCCGATTCCCGGTTACTATTCCGGCTTCATGGAATTCGAAGACGGCACGCCGGCAACTTTGATGCACAACGGCTACGGCTATTTTCTCGCCTCTGAATTGGTCCCATGGGGCGGACAGAACAGCCGCTACAGCGAAGCCGAACGCGCCGCCGTGCGCAAATCGTTGCTCGACGGCACGCGCGATGAAAATGCCGACAAAGACGCCATGCGCATCGGTGGCGCCAACGAAAGCGAAATCCGCGACCGCAGCAAAGTAAAACCATGGCTGCCCAACGATCTCGGCATCCTGGTCGCGACATGTGAAAAAGGCGACATCCGCCAGTCCCAATACGGCCTATTCGTCCACAGCGACGAGGGCACCAAGGACGTGCCGCTCATCGGCGGCGGCGGTCCGTCGCGCCGCGCCGAGCTGATGGAACTTTACAACGCCGTGGTCCTCGACAAACCGATTCGCCACACCGGCCCCTGGGGCATGGCGACGTTGGAAGTTTGCCTGGCGATCATCGAGTCGGCTAAACAAAGAAAAGAGATTTTTTTAAAGCACCAAGTGCCGGCGCCTGAAGACGATTAA
- a CDS encoding amidohydrolase: MHNGQITVDVHGHMTTPAVFRQFLAELVSQNTPNRKLDMSDEQLEAAQQRHLKFMDDRGIDVQLIGPRPIAMWHWMRPFLQEFWALTTNNVIARIVKLHPDRFRGMAQLPQCRDQDTRFCLPEFERCIKELNFVGAYLNPDPAGDKQTPGVHEEYWHPLYDKAVQLDVPLMVHPSTTFDRRLEIIPANYQMNNYLEEFVAMQLYSHSKIFQTFPKLKIVICHCGGGLNRFIANDHHVGQGDFSKNLFFDSCVYDVNYLEAAIKQRGVDQVLFGTESPGSGGAIRKDTGKASDDMIPVIDSLGFLSAEDKLKIFQKNPLKVFTKVKI, from the coding sequence ATGCATAACGGACAAATCACCGTTGACGTTCACGGTCACATGACCACACCCGCGGTGTTTCGTCAGTTTCTCGCCGAACTCGTCTCGCAAAACACGCCCAATCGCAAACTCGACATGAGCGACGAACAGTTGGAAGCCGCCCAGCAGCGCCATTTAAAATTCATGGACGATCGCGGCATCGACGTCCAGCTGATCGGCCCGCGCCCCATCGCCATGTGGCACTGGATGCGGCCGTTCCTGCAAGAGTTCTGGGCGCTGACGACCAACAATGTGATCGCGCGCATCGTTAAATTGCATCCTGACCGCTTCCGCGGCATGGCCCAGCTACCGCAATGCCGCGATCAGGACACGCGCTTCTGTCTCCCCGAGTTCGAACGCTGCATCAAGGAATTAAATTTCGTCGGCGCCTATCTGAATCCCGATCCGGCCGGCGACAAACAGACGCCCGGCGTGCATGAAGAGTACTGGCACCCGCTTTATGACAAAGCCGTGCAACTCGATGTCCCGCTGATGGTCCATCCATCGACGACCTTCGACCGGCGCTTGGAAATCATTCCGGCCAACTATCAGATGAACAATTATCTCGAAGAGTTCGTCGCCATGCAGCTCTACAGCCACAGCAAGATATTTCAGACCTTTCCGAAATTGAAAATCGTCATCTGCCACTGCGGCGGAGGACTCAACCGCTTCATCGCCAACGACCATCACGTCGGCCAGGGCGATTTCAGCAAGAACCTATTTTTCGACTCCTGCGTCTACGACGTGAATTATCTCGAAGCCGCCATCAAACAGCGCGGCGTCGATCAAGTTCTCTTCGGCACCGAATCCCCCGGCTCCGGCGGCGCCATTCGCAAAGACACCGGCAAAGCGTCCGACGACATGATCCCGGTGATCGACAGCCTGGGTTTCTTGAGCGCCGAGGACAAGCTGAAAATCTTTCAGAAGAATCCATTGAAGGTTTTTACCAAGGTAAAGATCTAA
- a CDS encoding xanthine dehydrogenase family protein molybdopterin-binding subunit: MAYKSVNRAVPRIEGADKVSGNMRYAADLKFPNALAAKILRTSLPHARIVSIDTSKAAKLRGVRAIITGADVKGVMVGLRMKDMPLLADAKVRYAGEPVAAVAADSDEIAEEALNLIDVEYQQLPFVTDPVESTKVGAPVLHDNPKVYKNAPDCAIDLPNVQSYGKWSNGDVDAGFKKAARVFEHTFRTPLGFHGYIEPHACTVQVHDDGRVEIWASNKAPFSLRTRFARDVGIEESKVNVQILPVGGDFGGKTSVAEAPICYFLAKKTGKAVRLVLEYTEEVTAISHRHPAVITLRTGVDGENKICAMAIKAVFSGGGYAALKANAEVTVQGPRRAASYYRFPAIQVETLCAYTNQVPCTQTRTPGSPQTTFAVESQIDIIARELGLDPVKFRMLNLLNAGDPTPFGQKLQGIVVKETLSKALEVSGWNKPKAKNVGRGVAVYERPSGAGKSGAAITVASDGSLSVHLGVPDVGPGIHTVVQQIVSEVLDLPRDRVSVRVGDTDSSPYDSGTGGSKSTNSVGTAAYQAVTELKEKLLVLAAAKFGCKREQIEEVKGRYNVPGQKPMSCTDMIRGAIAQNGGALTHLSIYEPARAPITSFAAQVAEVEVDLGTGQVKVTKLTTVHDSGTVLNHLSYTGQIDGGIINGMGFALMEDNSLVDGKMPTVNLGEFKMACIADVPKLTTFLMETPAGPIPYQGKAIAEIPNVPTAAAIANAVQDACGVRIVDLPITAEKVYAALKR; this comes from the coding sequence ATGGCCTACAAAAGCGTCAACCGAGCAGTTCCCCGCATCGAAGGTGCGGATAAAGTTTCCGGCAACATGCGCTATGCCGCCGATCTGAAGTTTCCCAATGCCTTGGCGGCGAAGATTCTGCGCACTTCGTTGCCTCATGCGCGCATTGTCAGCATCGACACTAGTAAAGCGGCGAAGCTGCGCGGCGTGCGTGCTATCATCACCGGCGCCGACGTCAAAGGCGTGATGGTCGGACTGCGCATGAAGGACATGCCGCTGCTGGCCGACGCCAAAGTACGTTACGCCGGCGAGCCGGTGGCCGCCGTCGCCGCGGATAGCGACGAGATCGCCGAAGAGGCGTTGAATCTGATCGACGTAGAATATCAGCAACTGCCTTTCGTCACCGATCCGGTTGAGTCCACCAAAGTGGGGGCGCCGGTATTGCATGACAACCCCAAGGTCTACAAGAACGCGCCCGACTGCGCGATCGATCTGCCCAACGTGCAGTCCTACGGCAAGTGGTCCAACGGCGATGTCGACGCCGGCTTCAAAAAAGCCGCGCGGGTTTTCGAACATACCTTTCGCACGCCGCTGGGCTTTCACGGCTACATCGAACCCCACGCTTGCACGGTGCAAGTCCACGACGACGGCCGAGTCGAAATCTGGGCGTCGAACAAGGCGCCCTTCTCGCTACGCACACGCTTCGCCCGCGATGTCGGCATCGAAGAGTCGAAGGTCAACGTTCAAATTCTTCCCGTCGGCGGCGATTTCGGCGGCAAGACTTCCGTTGCCGAAGCACCGATCTGTTATTTCCTCGCCAAGAAAACCGGCAAAGCCGTGCGCCTGGTTTTAGAATACACCGAAGAAGTGACGGCGATCTCGCATCGCCATCCGGCGGTGATCACGCTGCGCACGGGCGTCGACGGCGAAAATAAAATTTGCGCCATGGCGATCAAAGCGGTGTTCAGCGGCGGCGGCTACGCGGCGTTGAAAGCCAACGCCGAAGTCACCGTCCAAGGGCCGCGGCGCGCCGCGAGCTACTATCGCTTTCCGGCGATCCAAGTCGAAACTTTGTGCGCCTACACCAATCAAGTTCCCTGCACTCAGACGCGCACGCCGGGCAGCCCGCAGACGACCTTCGCCGTCGAATCGCAGATCGACATCATCGCCCGCGAACTCGGCCTCGATCCGGTTAAGTTTAGAATGTTAAATCTGCTCAATGCCGGCGACCCGACGCCCTTCGGACAAAAACTCCAAGGCATCGTCGTCAAGGAAACCCTGAGCAAGGCGTTAGAAGTTTCCGGCTGGAATAAACCGAAGGCGAAGAATGTCGGCCGCGGCGTCGCCGTTTACGAGCGTCCCTCAGGCGCGGGAAAATCCGGCGCGGCGATCACCGTCGCGAGCGACGGCAGTCTGAGCGTTCACCTCGGCGTGCCCGATGTCGGCCCCGGCATTCATACGGTTGTCCAGCAAATCGTCAGCGAAGTCCTCGACCTGCCGCGCGATCGCGTCAGCGTGCGCGTCGGCGACACCGACAGCTCGCCCTACGACTCCGGCACCGGCGGCAGCAAGTCGACCAACAGCGTCGGCACTGCCGCCTATCAAGCGGTCACGGAATTGAAAGAAAAGTTGCTGGTTCTGGCGGCGGCAAAGTTTGGCTGCAAGCGCGAGCAGATTGAAGAAGTGAAAGGCCGCTACAACGTGCCAGGACAGAAGCCGATGTCGTGCACCGACATGATCCGCGGCGCCATTGCGCAAAACGGCGGCGCGCTGACGCACTTGAGCATCTACGAACCGGCGCGCGCGCCGATCACGTCGTTTGCCGCTCAAGTCGCCGAAGTCGAAGTCGATCTCGGTACCGGCCAAGTGAAAGTCACCAAGCTCACCACCGTGCACGACTCCGGGACAGTATTGAATCACTTGAGCTACACCGGCCAGATCGACGGCGGCATCATCAACGGCATGGGCTTCGCCTTGATGGAAGATAACTCTCTAGTCGACGGCAAAATGCCGACGGTCAACCTCGGCGAGTTCAAGATGGCCTGCATCGCTGACGTGCCGAAGCTAACGACATTTCTGATGGAAACCCCCGCAGGCCCAATCCCCTACCAAGGCAAAGCGATCGCGGAAATTCCCAACGTGCCGACGGCAGCAGCGATCGCCAACGCGGTGCAGGATGCGTGCGGCGTGAGGATTGTCGATCTGCCGATCACGGCGGAGAAGGTTTATGCCGCATTGAAACGATAG
- a CDS encoding ABC transporter substrate-binding protein, which yields MKNLFLRVSGLLLLLDFGLVTVAFAQLTKLRAAYSAESSWSLATWVAHDAGLYRKYGLDVDLVLIRSASTITSALIAGETPMIQLGGNGTIQAALQGADTVNILTLVPIIPQSLVVTPDIKGTEDLRGKRFGVSRFGALSDLVIRRYLRKFGLDPAKDVTIVQIGGIPELVTAMKAGAISGGSISPPALTVAKKFGFKELADFESLDYKYPAVAIASTKSFIQRNRPAALNFIRGEIEGIHAIRTQKNFAINVLKKYMRINDADVLEDGYRYALKFFQPRPYPTLDEVRAVLDEYKSLPQAATAKPENFIDLTLLHDLEKERFFDKFK from the coding sequence ATGAAAAATCTATTCCTGCGTGTCTCCGGGTTGCTGCTATTACTGGACTTCGGCTTGGTAACCGTCGCGTTCGCGCAGTTGACCAAGCTGCGCGCGGCATATTCCGCTGAAAGCTCGTGGTCGCTCGCGACCTGGGTGGCGCACGACGCCGGTCTCTACAGGAAATACGGTCTGGACGTCGATCTGGTTTTGATTCGCAGCGCGTCAACCATAACGTCGGCATTAATCGCCGGCGAGACGCCGATGATTCAGCTCGGTGGCAACGGCACTATTCAAGCCGCTTTGCAGGGCGCCGACACGGTCAACATTCTCACCTTGGTGCCGATCATCCCGCAGAGTTTAGTAGTGACGCCGGACATCAAAGGGACTGAGGACTTGAGAGGAAAACGTTTCGGCGTGAGCCGATTCGGCGCGCTGAGCGATTTGGTCATTCGCCGATACTTGAGAAAGTTCGGCTTGGACCCGGCGAAAGACGTTACGATTGTGCAAATCGGCGGCATCCCCGAACTGGTGACTGCGATGAAGGCGGGAGCCATCTCCGGCGGCTCGATCTCTCCACCGGCACTCACGGTGGCTAAAAAATTCGGCTTCAAAGAGCTGGCCGATTTCGAAAGCCTCGATTATAAATACCCGGCGGTGGCGATCGCTTCGACCAAGAGTTTTATCCAGCGCAATCGGCCGGCGGCGCTGAATTTCATCCGCGGCGAGATCGAGGGCATCCACGCCATTCGAACCCAGAAAAATTTTGCCATCAATGTCTTGAAGAAATATATGCGCATCAACGACGCGGATGTTCTCGAAGACGGCTATCGCTACGCGCTGAAGTTTTTTCAGCCACGGCCCTATCCGACCTTGGACGAAGTGAGAGCGGTGCTCGACGAATATAAAAGTTTGCCGCAAGCGGCCACTGCGAAGCCGGAGAATTTCATCGATTTAACCCTACTGCACGACCTGGAGAAGGAAAGATTCTTTGATAAATTTAAATAG
- a CDS encoding ABC transporter substrate-binding protein: MEYWSDGVMVIRTLSQVAVCFLVVILSAGLSLAQEKKNIRMVFVSLAWNSEIPFRAALARGFFKQQGLQIEPILIRGGPAAISALVSGEVDFASIGGAQAVFRSRSRGLDLAIVGCTSSTTNYILLGNKQTRTVEDLRGKMIGVTGAGTYSEFAMKAFLKKHNINPDKDVTLRAIGGTVLRAAAIEKGIIAAAPFSPEDGVRLIKAGYSVISNLSESLGIPQNIIVTRNEVLEKYPDMSRRVLKGYIQGMQLAKFNKKEAIKAGYDAGLQGDAEIVSAAWDLYSPGLTADLSIVTAGLQQMLDEDIRAGLVDKNFTLDRVINDRILKIAQQELRAEGKLRQ, from the coding sequence ATGGAGTATTGGAGTGATGGAGTAATGGTTATTCGGACATTGTCACAGGTCGCGGTGTGCTTTCTCGTCGTGATTCTCAGCGCTGGACTGTCGTTGGCGCAGGAAAAGAAGAATATCCGCATGGTCTTCGTCAGCTTGGCGTGGAACAGCGAGATTCCTTTCCGCGCGGCGTTGGCGCGCGGCTTCTTCAAGCAGCAAGGGTTGCAGATCGAGCCGATCTTGATTCGCGGCGGGCCGGCGGCGATTTCGGCTCTGGTTTCGGGCGAGGTCGATTTCGCCAGCATCGGCGGCGCCCAGGCGGTTTTTCGTAGCCGATCGCGGGGCTTGGATCTGGCCATCGTCGGCTGCACTTCGAGTACGACTAACTATATCTTGCTCGGCAACAAACAGACCCGCACGGTGGAGGATCTTCGGGGCAAAATGATCGGCGTCACCGGCGCCGGCACCTACTCGGAATTCGCCATGAAAGCGTTCCTCAAGAAGCACAACATCAATCCGGACAAGGACGTTACGCTCAGGGCCATCGGCGGCACCGTGCTGCGCGCGGCGGCCATCGAGAAAGGGATTATCGCCGCGGCGCCGTTCTCACCGGAGGATGGCGTTCGGCTGATCAAAGCCGGCTATTCGGTGATCAGCAACTTGAGCGAATCGCTGGGCATTCCGCAGAATATTATCGTCACGCGCAATGAAGTTTTGGAAAAATATCCCGACATGAGCAGACGGGTGCTCAAGGGCTACATCCAAGGGATGCAGCTGGCCAAGTTCAACAAAAAAGAGGCGATCAAGGCGGGATACGATGCCGGATTGCAAGGTGATGCGGAAATCGTCAGCGCCGCGTGGGATCTTTACTCGCCCGGTTTGACGGCTGATCTTTCGATCGTCACCGCGGGACTCCAGCAGATGCTTGACGAAGATATTCGCGCCGGCTTGGTCGACAAAAACTTTACCTTGGACCGAGTGATCAACGACCGCATTTTAAAAATCGCCCAGCAGGAACTTCGCGCCGAGGGCAAGCTGAGACAGTAA
- a CDS encoding CopG family transcriptional regulator, translating into MSSKLVDVKIKHKVPEKLRSCHTAVIDGYVIEGHVPADVIDKLLKEKPAVLGLAVPGMPIGSPGMEGGKPEPYTVYTFDKDGKTAVYAKR; encoded by the coding sequence ATGAGCAGCAAGCTCGTCGATGTGAAGATCAAGCACAAGGTTCCTGAGAAATTGCGCTCCTGTCATACCGCGGTGATCGATGGTTATGTGATCGAAGGTCACGTGCCGGCGGATGTGATCGATAAACTACTCAAAGAAAAGCCGGCCGTTCTTGGTCTCGCCGTCCCTGGCATGCCGATCGGTTCGCCGGGCATGGAAGGCGGCAAGCCGGAGCCCTACACGGTTTATACTTTCGACAAAGACGGTAAGACCGCGGTGTACGCGAAACGGTGA